ATAACATTGGCCCTCCCCTGAAAACAAAGGAAGATAGTCCAGCCAATTTATAGTCCGTCCACTTCGAAGACAAGGACGAAAGATGCCTCAGAACCAACGGGCAGGTTTCGAAATTAAAAGGTCAGTACAGGTGCCTCAGAAATCATGTTTTGGTCTTCAACTTATAACTGTTGTCAAGTTTTGTTCACCACTAAATGATCTTGTCTTCTTCTTCATAAGCTCACCTATTCATAAAGCACAGATTCAATAACACATTTTCACAACAACATATTCATATTCCGCCACCATTTCAAGTTCATATCATATATTCAACAAATCAATAAAAGAGACCCAACTAGGGTAGCTTACGGTGCAGGATCAAGAGGAGATGAGATAAAAAGACTATAGGTGCCCAAACAAACAACAAAGACCGGAGTAAACACCCAACTAGTTTCAGGCCAAAAATGGGCCTGCAAGCTGTTCCCTAAATAAAGATCAAACTCTTATGGGACTCCCCAATAAGTTTTTGCCATCTTGGGAACTAATCATGTTACTCACGGCcttgaaatttatttatatagtTGGATTTATTTTTGACAATTTTATAGTTGGATTTAGGatcttgataataataataataataataataataataataataataatattattattattattattattattattattattattattcaaaccataattgaaaagtaactttttaaatttattagttagacaatattaaaaattaatttagtgttaaatttgatatatttcagttgacttaaaacaattaaatagttttttcaatttttaaaatgacAACTTTCAAAAACATAAAAAATTTTTTGACCTCAAGCAACAATTTTATCATTCAAAActaattctaaaattaaattcTCTTTTCAATGACAGCACAAGCGAGGTACCACTGCATCTCTACCTTGCATTGCACGGAATTCAGTTTTCTCTGATTATGGTATTATGTACTTTCGCACAAATCAAATATCAATCAGCGAAAGTCTCTCCACTTGACATGCAGAGTGGAATCATGATTGCGTTCTATGTGGCAATTCTAGCCTACGTCCTAACTTTGGTGACAGAAATTAGATTCCGAATTCAAAACTCTATTTACCATGCAATCATGGGCAACTTAAGCATCTTATTTGGAACTCTTGCAACCATTTTGCTTCTATTCATTCTCGCCCCATGGTTTGGGTGGATCGTTTTAGCCATATGGTTTTGTTGCTTTGCAAAAGCAGCATATAGCTCCTACCAAGAATGGTGCAAGTTGCAGCGCAATGCCTCTTTACATGCAATCAATCTGCTCAATACCTTAATTCATCGCGGCGAACCAGCGGAGCACAATCTGCCACCTGTTTAGCTTTCAAAGTTACATTCTTCCATTGGAAGAACGCTATCCATTGATACATTGCACCAATAAATACACGCTAGGATAGATACATGAGAATATGGATTTGAATGTAACGATCACCATTCCTTTgatatatttttctcaatctgttGTCTTCACCCTTCTTATCATGTATTGTAATACTATCTGCACAAATACAAATGTCATTATTGCTTCTCATAAAGCGCAAATCAATGAATTCATTCTCATGGCAGTTTGACTCAATTGGAGGACTCTTGGAAGTGAGGAATCTGATGGGTATAATGTCAATCTAACTTTCTTCCATGAATACAATTTGCATCCACAATAGCAGAACCCAATCCCTCTGATTTCCCACATGACGGAACCTTACCTGTAACTGAGGATTCAACTGAAAACCAAAACATGTACATGAAGAATCAAAAGCTAAAGTCTGTAATCACTAATCACTAATAACAAATACAGAGGTCTTCATGTTCTGCGATGGccattttcttttcatctctcatTTTCCATCCTACCAGCCTCAAAATCTAGGCGGTAGAGAAAGCCACAAAGTTCCCAATTACCCAAGCAAGTGGCAGCAGTGTTATAATGAACTCCATCCACAGTAGCACAGTGAAACTGCGAGATCTTTTTCTGATGAAAACAACAGCTGTAGTATGATCCTATGGTCCTGAAAATAAAAAAAGCACAGGAAATTCAGTAGGGATATCAATAGTGAATCAAATTAGAAATGGTTGGTGCATCCATATCTTTTGTGGAAAGGAAAACTGCATGATTGGTGAAAAGAATGAATATTCAAACTGAAACTCTTGTAAACAACAAGAGATGACTGATGTTATGAGGCACCTATAATTGCATCAAATCTATCATTATTCCATAATAATGAAAAATTCCAGTTAGAAAGAGCATCACTCAAGAAGATACAAGGGAGAAATAGTTGCACAGTACTATACCATTGCATGCCTAGTTAGCCTTGATGGAATGTATCCATCCTCACTTGGTGCAGCTTATGCGTCTTATCTTGACCATGAAACAAACAACAGTTTAACTGATTTTTCCCAATAAACACATCCTTTTATAAGAATTGAACGGAGATGATATTGCATTTTGTATATTGAAATTACCACAACAAGGACTCCACATATCAATTCAAGGAGACTGACATAGACAGCTCTCTTATTGTCGAGCCAAATCCTAAATAAAAAGCCTTCCATCAAAACAGAAATAAACTTGTGACATTTCCCTTCATAGAATATTTCAAGCTGAATAAAGTCACACAACATCATGTAAAGTTGAACTTTACTCAGGAATAATAGCAAATCATTTGATGAGGCTAAATTTAATACTAAAAGTCTGTTATTAATGTTACAGGCAGTTTAATACCCTCCAAACAGATGTAAAATCTGCCAACAATTAAATTCCCTGTCATGAATTAATACTTGGGATGATTTAGAAAGCAGTGTGTATGGTGGCCTTGAACCTGCATCAGCATCATCAGGAAGGAATGTCAGCTCACTCTCCAATATAGAATAGGCTTCTGACAATGCCTGCACCACATAAATTTTATTGAATATAATTTCAGATAAGCCCTTCAACTTTTAATGGAAATCCAAATAAGCCCAATTTGATCTTTTAGGCCAAATAAACCAGCATTTAAGCTCAAATTAATCACAAAGAtaacaaaatattttttataatcgtaaaatatttttttaattttcaaatattaaaaattatttactatttttattcaaaataaaaattaaaaaaataaaaaaattgaagaacATCAAGAACACAACTCATTAAACCCAGAAATTCAAAACCCCAAATACATTAGAAATTCAACAACACAACCCAAAACATCATCAATAATCTAGAAATTAACAACACTAATCAATAAATTTAAGAACAATTCCCaaaaattctcaatcagagaatAAAGCACATGGGCTTAAAAGCTGTAATTAACATACAAAAAGCAGCAGTAGATAAGAAACAGGTAGCGTCGATAGAAGCCAGATTACTCGGCGCCATCCACTAAGCACCACCATCGCCACGCCACCCACTGCTGCCACTGTTGTGGTGGTGTCGGTGGTAGActcctgctgctgctgctgttgtTAATAGGAGATGTTGGTTCTGCTCCCGCTGCTGTTGGGCTGTTGGCGATGGTGGTGGGTTTtgattaattgcaacaattaaCACACAAGTAGCATAGGCAGAAAGAAACACATGCAGAGAATCAACGCACAAAGAGCAGTTAACCCAAAGAGCAAATTCCcaatgaacccaagaccatctcaccTGCAAAACGGACCGAATTGCTTCCGCAAGGAACAAAGAGTTGTTGGGCAGCGTCGAGGTTGAGGCTGAGATTGAATAGTGGACCGATATGACTTGAACAGCGGCGAAGTGGAGGGAGCGTCGCCGTCGAAGAAGAACAAAAGCGTTGGCTGAAATCGTAGGCTTTGAAGATGATTTTTCTGGACTTGAGgggaaggaggaggaggaggaggaggcgaTGGTTTTGGACGGGATTTTTCTGGGTGTGAGGGGACCTGGGTTGTTCTTCACCTGGGGTTTCATATTTGTTGAGTTGGATATACTAGGCACAGTGTGcttttttttccttaaaataCGGGCTGcttcaaatttttaaaaaatcatataactccatcaaactttaaaaataaatcaaataaaatattttattattttttttataaataaactatttaacttttaaaaacacttataaattaaaaaaaaataaaacaaaattttcaaattttaaaaataaattaaataaacttttttattattttttttaaaataaatactttaattttaaaaaatataaaaaaatttaaattataatttacctatAATATAAATACAACCATGTCATATACAAAACTTTCTTATACATAAGTTTCTCATCAACGGATTTACAGCATTCTAATAAGCATTTACATTTACTGACAGATATAATAGATTGATAAATTATCCTTTGTCAAATGATttttaattgaatcaattaaaaaatttcttgaattatttaataaaaaagtaattttacttAGTatgcaataaatatttattggtaTGTTACGAATTAAATACGCATGAGGATCCCATGTACTAAATCTTCATATGCGGTCATGATTGAACTTATGTTAGagtaaaattataattcattatttttatctatttttaaaattcaaagaacttATTTGTCCTTGAAAATTGTTTgatctattttttaaaatttgaaaacttATTTGATCTTTTTAAGAAGTTGAAAGTGCTTAATTAAATcttgaaacactttaaaaattTATGTAACTATTTATCATAACTTAAAAGGCTAAATAGACCTTTTTTCCCTTTTTcatttttgattttaattaaaagcAATAAATCATTTTTAATAGGAGAATTTATAATTTGGTCCTTAAATTTTGTCATGTATTACACATTAGTCCTtcaattttgagaaattaattatttagtccttaaattttatactatattacatttagtctctaaattttaaaaagttaattATTTACTCCTTTAATATAAAACAATTTAGTCCTTGCACTTTTAATATTACAACAAATTCATCCATTGACAGAATAATTAAActattctatatattaaaattatagcgactaaagtgtaatataatgtaaaatttataaactaaataactaatttttaaaaattcatagatTAAAGTGCAATATAGTGCAAAATCCAAGATCTAAAGAATTGATTTCCCAAAATCCTGCACTAAAGTATAAGCAAAACTCAAGGACCAAACTgtaatttttcctttttaatatttaaaaaattttaaaatttatattttattaataaaattttgaaaatttatttttttacatgAAAAATTGAGTCCATTTTATTTGGGTTTATTAGGCCTAAAAGTTAAAATAAGCTTATTTGATATTCAAtgatgataaataaaatgaaagaagtTATAAGGTATATTTGTATTATATATTTGTATGTTCCAATGAGTTACAGCAGAGATCTATATCTACAAGAATAAGAGAGCTAAGTATAGTAAGAAAGTTGGTAGTAAAAAATAAGGCCTAGAATAAATCCTAAATTGAGGCCTGTAATTTTGAGTCAATGACAGCTATATTCTAACATCCCCCCTCAAACGCAAGTAGGCAAAGTATTTGCTAACTTGAGTTTGCAAGATAAGTCATGAAATCGCCCAGGTGGATGAGCTTTGGTGAAGATATCAGCTATCTGATCAGCAGAAGAAACCGAAATGAGATGAAAAGTGCCTCTAACAAGATGATGACGAACGAAATGGCAATCAATCTCAATGTGCTTTGTACgttcatgaaatacatcattgtGGGCaatttggatggcactttgattgtCACAATAGATGTTTGTAGCAGCGTCAGATTGAGAGACACCCATATCTTGTAATAGCCATCTTAACCAGAGAAGTTCAGAAGTAGTGTCAGCTAGTGCCCTGTACTCTGCTTCCGTACTAGAGCGAGAAACTACTGTTTGCTTCTTATTACTCCAAGAGATAAGTGAATCTCCGAGAAAGAAATAATAACCAGTGGTGGATCGTCTATCAGTAGGGTCACTAGCACAGTTAGCATCAGAATATACTTTTAGTTTAAGAGATGACTGAGTAGAGAAATGAAGACCATGGAACAAAGTGCTTTTGATGTATCAAAGGATACGAAGAATAGCAATAAAGTGAGAAGTACGAAGAACAGCCATGAACTGGCTAACAATATGAACTGCATATGCTATGTCTAGACGAGTGGCAGTGAGATAGATAAGACTCCCAACCAACTGCCTATAAAGGGTCGGATCATCCAAAATGGCTCCATCAGTAGGTGAAAGTTTGACATTTGCCTCAAGTGAAGTATTAGCAGTTTTATTATCTGTCAAACCTGCTCGACATAGAAGATCAGTGGCATATTTTTCCTGAGACAAATAATAGCCTGTATCATCAGAAGAAACTTCTAACCCAAGAAAATAACTCAAATGACCAAGATCTTTCATTTCAAACTGAGTACCAAGAAACTTTTTCACTTCTTCAATTCCTTGCAAATCATCTCTAGTGattatcatatcatccacatataacaaCAAGGGAGTGTAGCCCTTATCAGTTCTGCGAACAAAGAGAGCAATGTCAAAAGAGCTGGAAGAGAAACCCAATTTGCTGATTGTGGAGCTAAATTTTGCAAACCATGCTTTAGGGGCCTGTTTAAGACCATACAGAGCCTTTTGAAGATGGCAAACCTTACTAGGAGGATGATCATAACTAGGTGGAGGTTGCATGTAAACTTATTCGGAAAGATCCCCATTAAGAAAGGCATTTTTCACATCCATCTGAAAGAGTGTCCATTTACACACAGCTGCAACAGCTATGAGGCTACGAACAGATGTGAGACGAGCTACAAGAGCAAAAGTCTCTTCATAGTCAATACCATACTCCTAAGTAAAGCCCTTTGCCACTAATCGAGCTTCATAACGTTCCACTGAGCCATCTGCTCGAGTTTTGATTTTATAAACCCATTTGCATCCTATAGTAGTTTTACTAGGCGGTAAATCAACCAAGTTCCAAGTATAAGTCTTTGATAAGACTTGCGATTCGTCTTGTATTGCTTGCTGCCAAAGAGGATTAGTACTAGCTTCCCTATAAGAGGAAGGTTCATGCAAAGAAACTAAAGTAGAGTAGTAATGATAATCATGAAGATAAGATGGTGGGCGACATACTCTAGGAGTTACAACATCAGAAGAAATAGAAACTGTGGATGGAGAGACAGAATCTACAGAAGAACTAGATCTCTCAGGCAACACCATAGGTTGATCATCTGTTTGTCCTGCATTAaagtgtagacccttattttgtgatgagtatgtgcattgaggccgtgggaaacccgatgatgaaaaattgtataactgtaagatataattgaaggcatggaactgaattattaattccgtgacatgatcttgaaaaaaaaaaaaaaaaaaaaaaaaaaaaaaaataataataataataataataatatgctttttgggaaattaatttaatttaaataaaattttattttgtttaaatttaatacgggtagttcttaaatggacctaattgagtttaattgggcgccatgggcctaagaaagcctagttactccaacatatttctattagtctaatattacttgtgcatgaaaattgtgtgtaaacaataacccttttgtgaattacttgcgtgtgtaggattagaattgcattttttaggatgaagtttaataaaggaataataaacaagacttttagaaacattagtagaggactgacactcgaattaacgaggttagaccaggcgtaaggggtgcctaacaccttccctttacgtacccactattctgaacctagacattgggctatggtactGACGGTTATGGAAACTctgtaa
This Hevea brasiliensis isolate MT/VB/25A 57/8 unplaced genomic scaffold, ASM3005281v1 Scaf1, whole genome shotgun sequence DNA region includes the following protein-coding sequences:
- the LOC131168778 gene encoding uncharacterized protein LOC131168778 isoform X1, which produces MKPQVKNNPGPLTPRKIPSKTIASSSSSSFPSSPEKSSSKPTISANAFVLLRRRRSLHFAAVQVISVHYSISASTSTLPNNSLFLAEAIRSVLQALSEAYSILESELTFLPDDADAGSRPPYTLLSKSSQVLIHDREFNCWQILHLFGGTIGSYYSCCFHQKKISQFHCATVDGVHYNTAATCLGNWELCGFLYRLDFEAGRMENER
- the LOC131168778 gene encoding uncharacterized protein LOC131168778 isoform X6, with the protein product MAPSNLASIDATCFLSTAAFCMALSEAYSILESELTFLPDDADAGSRPPYTLLSKSSQVLIHDREFNCWQILHLFGGTIGSYYSCCFHQKKISQFHCATVDGVHYNTAATCLGNWELCGFLYRLDFEAGRMENER
- the LOC131168778 gene encoding uncharacterized protein LOC131168778 isoform X7; this encodes MKPQVKNNPGPLTPRKIPSKTIASSSSSSFPSSPEKSSSKPTISANAFVLLRRRRSLHFAAVQVISVHYSISASTSTLPNNSLFLAEAIRSVLQALSEAYSILESELTFLPDDADAGP
- the LOC131168778 gene encoding uncharacterized protein LOC131168778 isoform X4; the protein is MKPQVKNNPGPLTPRKIPSKTIASSSSSSFPSSPEKSSSKPTISANAFVLLRRRRSLHFAAVQVISVHYSISASTSTLPNNSLFLAEAIRSVLQALSEAYSILESELTFLPDDADAGFLFRIWLDNKRAVYVSLLELICGVLVVTHKLHQVRMDTFHQG
- the LOC131168778 gene encoding uncharacterized protein LOC131168778 isoform X2 codes for the protein MKPQVKNNPGPLTPRKIPSKTIASSSSSSFPSSPEKSSSKPTISANAFVLLRRRRSLHFAAVQVISVHYSISASTSTLPNNSLFLAEAIRSVLQALSEAYSILESELTFLPDDADAGSRPPYTLLSKSSQVLIHDREFNCWQILHLFGGIWLDNKRAVYVSLLELICGVLVVTHKLHQVRMDTFHQG
- the LOC131168778 gene encoding uncharacterized protein LOC131168778 isoform X5 — its product is MKPQVKNNPGPLTPRKIPSKTIASSSSSSFPSSPEKSSSKPTISANAFVLLRRRRSLHFAAVQVISVHYSISASTSTLPNNSLFLAEAIRSVLQALSEAYSILESELTFLPDDADAGFLFRIWLDNKRAVYVSLLELICGVLVVIRRISCTK
- the LOC131168778 gene encoding uncharacterized protein LOC131168778 isoform X3, with amino-acid sequence MKPQVKNNPGPLTPRKIPSKTIASSSSSSFPSSPEKSSSKPTISANAFVLLRRRRSLHFAAVQVISVHYSISASTSTLPNNSLFLAEAIRSVLQALSEAYSILESELTFLPDDADAGSRPPYTLLSKSSQVLIHDREFNCWQILHLFGGIWLDNKRAVYVSLLELICGVLVVIRRISCTK